ACCGTGCCGGAGGTGACCCTCCTCACCGGCGACCTCACCGACGTCTCGAGCCTCGTCCGCGTGCTCGCCGTCGCGCAGCCCGACGAGGTCTACAACCTCGGCGCGATCTCGTTCGTCGCGTACTCGTGGGAGAACGCGTCGCTCACCTCCGACGTCACGGGCAAGGGCGTCCTCAACATCCTCGAGGCCACCCGCCTCTACGCCGGCGACGACATGTCGCGCGTGAAGTTCTACCAGGCCTCCTCCTCCGAGATGTTCGGCAAGGTGCAGCAGGTGCCGCAGCGCGAGGAGACCCTCCTCTGGCCGCGCTCGCCCTACGGCGTCGCGAAGGTCTTCGGTCACTACATGACCATCAACTACCGCGAGTCCTACGGGATGCACGCCTCCTCGGGCATCCTCTTCAACCACGAGTCGCCCCGCCGCGGCCCCGAGTTCGTGACCCGCAAGATCAGCCTCGCCGTGGCGCGCATCAAGCTCGGCCTGCAGGAGACCCTCGAGCTCGGCAACCTCGACGCCAAGCGCGACTGGGGCTTCGCCGGCGACTACGTCGATGCGATGTGGCGCATGCTGCAGCAGCCCGAGGGCGACGACTACGTCGTCGCGACCGGTGAGACCCACGAGATCCGCGAGTACCTCGACATCGCCTTCAAGCACGTCGGCATCGAGGACTGGGCTCCCTACGTCACGCAGAACCCCGCGTTCATGCGCCCCGCCGAGGTCGACCTGCTGATCGGCGACCCGGCCAAGGCCCGCAACGTCCTCGGCTGGGAGCCCAAGGTCTCCTTCCCCGAGCTCGTCGCGATGATGGTCGAGAACGACCTCGCCGAGCAGACCCAGCTGAACAGGTAGCCGCCGTGCCGGTCGCCTTCGTCACCGGGGCGAGCGGGCAGGACGGGGGCTACCTCGTCGAGCGCCTGCTCGCCGACGGCTGGGACGTCGCCGCTCTCGTACGCGGAGGGGACGACTCGTCGCTCCCCTCCGCCGTCCGCCCCTTCGAGGGCGACCTCCGCGACGCTCCCGGCCTCGGCCGTGCGGTCGCGGCGGCGGCGCCGGACGCGGTGTTCCACCTCGCCGGCATCTCCTCGGTCGCTCAGTCCTGGCAGGAGCCGGTGCTGACCGCCGAGGTCACCGGCACCGCGGTCGCCGCGCTCCTCGAGGCCGCGCACGCGCTGCAGGAGTCCTCCGGCCGCGAGGTCCGCTTCGTGCAGGCCTCCTCCTCGGAGATCTTCGGCGCGGCGACCGAGAACCCGCAGACGGAGAGGACGCCGTTGCGCCCGGTGTCGCCGTACGGCGCCGCCAAGGCGTTCGCGCACCACCTCGTCGGCGTCTACCGCGGC
The genomic region above belongs to Rathayibacter sp. VKM Ac-2759 and contains:
- a CDS encoding GDP-mannose 4,6-dehydratase: MPVAFVTGASGQDGGYLVERLLADGWDVAALVRGGDDSSLPSAVRPFEGDLRDAPGLGRAVAAAAPDAVFHLAGISSVAQSWQEPVLTAEVTGTAVAALLEAAHALQESSGREVRFVQASSSEIFGAATENPQTERTPLRPVSPYGAAKAFAHHLVGVYRGRGLHASSAILYNHESPRRPESFVTRKITAGVAAIAVGAAQELSLGNLDARRDWGWAPDYVDALIRASRADGADDYIVATGVAHSVREFVGAAFTAAGIDDWEDRVVIDPRFARPVDAPEMRGDASKAREALGWTPTVGFEDIVARMVENDLELARRSV
- a CDS encoding GDP-mannose 4,6-dehydratase, whose translation is MPRALITGITGQDGLYLAELLLSKGYEVFGLVRGQNNPKYELVRRTVPEVTLLTGDLTDVSSLVRVLAVAQPDEVYNLGAISFVAYSWENASLTSDVTGKGVLNILEATRLYAGDDMSRVKFYQASSSEMFGKVQQVPQREETLLWPRSPYGVAKVFGHYMTINYRESYGMHASSGILFNHESPRRGPEFVTRKISLAVARIKLGLQETLELGNLDAKRDWGFAGDYVDAMWRMLQQPEGDDYVVATGETHEIREYLDIAFKHVGIEDWAPYVTQNPAFMRPAEVDLLIGDPAKARNVLGWEPKVSFPELVAMMVENDLAEQTQLNR